DNA sequence from the Alkaliphilus metalliredigens QYMF genome:
AAAGTTGTGGGAGTTTCAGTAAATCTATTTATATGTACAACGTTAATTAAGTGAAATATTCAATCCTACCATTGGGAAATAAATCTTTGATGAGTCCTGTTAAATAGTCTCTCATATAATCACTTTTTTCCTTTGGATAAACATACTTAAATTGGCCATAGGGACCCCATTTTAACTTTCGAGATTCCTCATCTAAATTTAACTTCGTGTTAGGGAAACGCTGTAGGATAAGGTCCTTGGCTTTGGAGGTGAATCGATGTTGAATCAGTTCAAAGCCAATGGGCTTTTCATAATCCTTTAAAGCTAAGCTCAGTTCCTCAAGGAGATCCTTGTAGTCCTTTTCCCAATGGTCATAAAGCATAATTGGTGCAATAATAAAGCCTAGGGGATAATTGGCATGGGCAATTTTTTTTGCTCCTTCAACTCGTTCATGTGCGCTGGAAGTATGATGTTCGAAATTTTTAATCACCCATTGGGTGTTGATTGTAAATCGAAAAGTTGTATGACCATTATGAGGGAGCTTTAGGTAAGGATCAACATGATCAAATTTTGTAACCAGCCGTAGGCGTCCATGGGAGCTCTCTCCAAAATACGTAATGCACTTTTCCAAGGCTCTTGTAATATGATCAAGACCTACTGGATCAGTAATGCTGGCGGCCTCGAATGTTGTTATATTAGGCTTATTCCCATCTATATATTCTTGTATATTTTCAAGAATTTCTTCGATATTAACGAAAAGCCGCATATAAGGTTTTTCTCCCTGGGTTGTTTGTAAATAACAATATTCACAATGGCCTGGGCAGGAGCTTGATAAAGCAAATTGATAATCAGCCGATGGTTTACATTGTTGAAGCTTTTTCTGTTTTGACACCGTTAATAAAATTGTCTTTTTTGCTTTAACATAGTTCTTAACTGGGGAGTCGGTATCAATAGAGACCCGATTAGATTCGATAATGGGTACGCCAAGAGATTTTAAATATTGATAGGCTTCATTACCTAAAGGGTGCTTTAAAGCTTGGGGGTTAATGTAAGCAACTTCAGGAATAAATAGGTCCACAGAACAGCCCTCCTTAAAGGATATTGTGTTGAATCTTATTTGATATAATATTATTGTGTAACTTTAAGGAAACTTTATACGAAAAATACCTTGAAGCTTTATAAAATAGTGGTTATCATTGTATTATGAATAAGTATTGTATTTTATAAAAGAAGAGTATAGCCCTAAGAGGTAGATGCTACTTTAATCCTGGAGGGATTCCATGTTTTTTGATCAGTTAGATAATTATACTGTTAGGGATATTATGAGTACCGATGTTTTGAAAATCCATCATAGATCATCTAGAATGGAAGCCATTAGAAAGATGCTAGAACATAATGTAGAGGAGATTATTATATACAACGATGAAGAAAAGGTAGTAGGTGTGCTTACTTTCAAAGATATTATGAGACCTGTAAAATTTGAAAGGGACCTAGAAATCCAATTAGAAAGCCATGAAGTACAAGAAGTGTTGGATATAAGCGAAGGGGCCAAGGCAATTGAAGCGCGGAATTTAATGCGAAGAGAAAAAATAGGACGATTGCCTGTTACAAAAAATGATGAAGTGATTGGGATCGTTAGAACAAAGGATATTTTAGATAAAGTATATTCTAAAATTGATGAAATGCATGAGGCCTTAGGACATATTATACACAATCTTCATGAAGGGGTATGTGTTGTTGACAAGGATGGAATCGTAATGCTGTGGTCGGATACAGCAGAGAAACTTTATAGAGTAAAATCAAAAGAGCTTTTAGGGAAAAAATTGGAGTCGTTTTTTCCCACTGCTTTATTGCTTACAGTACTTAAATCTGAAAAACCGATTAGAAATGTTTATCACAGTCCTAGGGATAAAAGTTATGCGATTATAAGTGCAGTGCCGATATATATTAATGGTGAACTTGTGGCTGCGGTTTCAACTGATCGGGATATAACAGAAACCGCTAACTTATCTGTTGAATTAGAGACAACGAAGGAAAAGCTTGATTATTTACAGATGGAAGTAAATAAAATAAACGAAAATCAGTATTCCTTTGATAAAGTTTTAGGTAAAAGTCAAGTGATAAAAGAAAAAATAGATAAAGCGAAACAAGTAGCTTCTACCAATAGTAGCGTGTTGATTGGTGGCGAGAGTGGAACAGGAAAAGAAGTTTTTGCAAGGGCCATTCATCAGGTCAGTGGAAGAAAGGGACCCTTTGTAGCAATAAATTGCAGTGCCATACCAGAGAATCTTTTTGAAAGTGAAATTTTTGGTTATGAAGGAGGCGCTTTTACAGGTGCTTTGAATAAAGGGAAAATAGGAAAGGTTGAATTAGCTGAGAACGGGACGCTATTTCTAGATGAAATAGGGGACATGCCCTTATATATGCAAGCAAAACTCTTGAGAGTGCTGCAAGAAAAGCAGATTGTACGAGTTGGAGGAGAAAAACCTGTTGACGTAGATGTAAGAATTATTTCTGCCACCCATAGAAACTTGAAAACAATGGTGATGGAGGGTAAATTCAGAGAAGATTTATTTTATAGATTGAATGTGGTCAATATACAATTACCTAGTTTGAAATATAGGGTAGAAGATATACATATATTTTTAAATCAATTCATGGCAGAATTTTGTAAAGAAAATAACCTGTCTATTCCCAAAATTAGTATGGAGGTATTTCATACACTGATGAACTATGATTGGCCAGGAAACATTAGAGAGCTTAAAAATACGGTGGAACATTTAGTGGTATTTTCTAAAAATGGAGAAATAATAATGAGTAGCATACCAGAGCACATATTAGAGAAGATAGGAGATTCACAGTATGTAGATACTCCGGAAAACTATGATCTACAGGAAAATATAAAACATATAGAAACTGTTACAATTAGAAAGGCCATGGAGGTAGTAAATGGGAATAAAATGCAAGCGGCTAAGCTTTTAAATATTCCTAGGAGTACTTTATATTATAAAATAAAATTTTATAATATAAAGGAATATTTATAGATGAATGAGCGTGATGTTGTTTGTGTATAAACAAACTTTCGAGGGAAAGTGTCAGTCAGTTGACGGTAGTCAGCAGGTTGACACTTTTTGATTTTCATATGAAATTAGTATGATTGTTTAAATTTAGGGATTTATGCTGCTGAATTCAATTGATTTAAGTCGAAAATACGGAAAAATGTCAGTGAGCTGACGCATTTGTTAAAATATTATCTTAACGAATTTTTTCGTTGCGAAGCTAGTAGAAAAATGTAGAAAAATGTAATTCAATAATACCAATGGGTTCAGCTGTATCTATAGAAAAAAACAATAGTTGTTTTGGATTCCCATGAAAGTTGGCATAACAGTTGCAAGTATAGAGTGGCAGAAGGAGGTGAGGTAAATGAATATCGTCTTACCATTAAAACAACATGTAGGTGCACCGTGCAAGCCACTGGTGAAAACAGGTGATCTAGTCAAAAAAGGACAATTGATTGCTGTGCCAGAGGGCTTAGGTGCCAACATACATGCCAGTATATATGGAACTGTTGATCGTATTAATGAAGAATGCATTATCATTACTCCTGATAAACAGCAACCAGAAGCATATATAAAGATTAAGGAAACCAAGGACAATCTAAAGGCCATTGAAGAAGCTGGAATTGTAGGAGCTGGAGGCGCAGGGTTTCCTGCCCATATAAAACTGAATACGGATCTGAAGGGTGGATATGTTATTGTCAATGGTGCTGAATGCGAACCACTTTTAGCACATAACTTGAAACTAATGGAGGAAAGCCCAGAGGTCATTATTAGAGGGATTAAATATATCATGGAAATTACCAATGCAGCTAAAGGATATATCGCTGTAAAGTCAAAATATAAAAAGGCAGTCAGGGGACTCAAAAAAGCCTGTACAATTGAAACAGGTATAGAAGTTAAGTTCTTACCTGATATATATCCTTCGGGAGACGAAAGAGTGATTATAAGAGAACTTTTAGGTGTTGTATTAGAGCCTGGGAAGTTGCCATTAGAAGCTGGAGCAGTCGTGCAAAATGTAGAAACCATAAAGCATATTGTGAATGCCATAGAATTGAGAAAACCATTTATTACGAAAGACATTACTGTAGCAGGACGTGTGCAGAGTGGTAGAAAAGGCAAAGTCTTTTTAGATGTGGCATTAGGAGAACCAGTAGGTAAATATATTGAGCTTTGTGGCGGTTATGTAATGCCCTATGGCGAGATAACCCTAGGGGGACCCTTTACAGGTAGTGCCGGCAATGAAAAGACCCCCATTACGAAAACCTTAGGTGGCATTTTAGTTTCTATGCCTTTTCCACAAGAAACAAGAAAGATGGGGATCTTAGCTTGTGAATGCGGCGCTCAGGAAGAAAGATTAAGGGAAATTGCAAATGCTATGGGGGCAGAAGTCATAGCAGCAGAAAAATGCAAACGAATGGTAGAAATAAACGGAAGATATCGTTGTGATAAACCAGGGGAGTGTCCTGGTCAGGCAGAAAAGATTTTAAGTATGAAGAAAAAAGGAATACAAGTATTATTAACTGGAACCTGCGGCGACTGAACTAACACAGTGATGAATGTAGCTCCTAGGTTAGGAGTTCCCACTTACCACAGTACGGATCATGTACTTAGAGCAACAGGCGAAAGACTAATAAGAAGAACTGAAGAGTAAAAAGTAAAAAGTAATTTTAAACATATAGATAGGAGGCGATTTACATGGCAATAACTGTAGAAACTGCAAAGGAACATATGAATGATCTAGCGATCGTATGTTGTAGAACACAAGCAGGAACGATTATTGAAGCAAGTCATTTAGAAGACCCAGCAATTTTTGCTGACTTAGAGGATTCTGGTCTAATCACAATTCCCGACAACTGTTTGAAAATCGGAGAGGTATTGGGTGCAAAATTAGTGAAAACAATTGATTCCTTAGTTCCACTGACACCAGACTTGTTAGAAGATATACAAGTGATGGCAGCAGATGAAAAAAAGGTAGAAGAAAAAGTAGTTGAAGAAGCAAAATCTGTACCAATGGCTCAGGCTGCACCAGTAGTACAGACAATAGGTGGGGTTGTAAAGATTCATATAGGAGAAGGTAAGAATATTAACCTTGAAATACCAATTGGATTAGCCGGAGGTATGGCCACAAATAATCAACCTGCTGTAGCACCTGAAGCAAATACAACTACGGTAAAAGCAGAAGAAATGAATACAGAAGTTGGACAATCACAGGAAGCAAAAGAAATGAGAAGACTTGTTAAAAAGCATTTTAAAATTGACAAGGTGGCCTTTGGTCCTGAAACGAAAATTGATGGAACAACACTTTATATTAGAGAAAATGTGTGTGATGATGCTGTCAAGATCAGTGATCTTGTCACATCTATTAAGATAGATATCATCACTCCTGATGATTATGATAAATATAGTGAAACGATTATGGATGTTCAGCCTATCGCGACTAAAGAACCAGAAAACAAACTAGGTCAAGGGATTACCAGAGTGATCGATGGCGTGGTAGTAGTGGTAACGGGAACAGATGAAGCTGGTGTGCAAATTGGTGAGTTTGGATCCTCTGAGGGTGTCCTAAGCAAAAATATTATGTGGGGAAGACCAGGAGCACCAGATAAAGGTGAGATCTTCATTAAGACTGAAGTTGTGATTAAAAAGAATACAAATATGGAAAGACCTGGTCCATTAGCTGCACACAAGGTAACGGACTTTATCACACAAGAGGTTAGAGAAGCTTTAAAGAATGCTGATGAAAGTTTAGTTACTGAAAAAGAAGAATTAGTGCAATACAGAAGACCAGGAAAGAAAAAAGTAGTGATTGTGAAAGAAATTATGGGTCAGGGTGCAATGCATGACAACTTAATCCTACCAGTAGAGCCTGTAGGCGTTATTGGGTCAAAAGCCAATGTAGACTTAGGGAATCTTCCGATCATGCTTTCACCACTAGAAGTATTAGATGGAGGAATTCATGCACTAACCTGTATAGGGCCTGCTTCTAAAGAGAATTCTAGACATTATTGGAGAGAACCTTTAGTAACAGAAGTAATGAATGATGAAGACGTGGATCTTGCAGGTGTTATATTTGTAGGTTCACCTCAGGTTAACTCAGAGAAATTTTATGTTTCTGAAAGACTAGGAATGACAATCGAAGCCATGGACGTAGACGGTGCATTCATTACAACAGAAGGGTTTGGAAACAATCATATTGATTTTGCTAGTCATCATGAACAAATTGGTATGAGAGACGTTGCTGTAGTTGGTATGTCCTTCAGTGCGCAACAGGGTGCGTTAGTAGTAGGAAACAAATATATGAAGTATATGATCGATCATAATAAATCAGCTCAAGGAATTGAAAATGAAATTCTTTCAAATAATACATTGTGTAAAGAGGACGCAGTTAGAGCACTTGCAATGTTAAAAGCTGTTATGGCAGGTGAGGAAGTAAAAGAGCCTGAAAGAAAGTTTAATCCAAATGTAAAAGAAAACAATGTAGATATGATTGAACAACAAACAGGCAAAGAGCTTGAGTTAGTACCAAATGAGCAAATACTAGAAAAAAGTAAAAAAAGAATGGAAATCTACGAAGTAGAAGCGTAAGCAGCAACAAAGGCGTAAAGTAGTTACTCTATAAATGAAAAGGTGATTTCATGAAGTATGGCGATAAGATCATTTATATGGAAGGTATTATAGTAGAATTACATGATGGTTCTGTATCCATTGATTTTAAAGGTAGACTAGGATTTTTAAAAGTACCGATGCGTATGATCATCAATGATCATCCCTTGAAAATAGGGCAAGAAATAGGGTTGAATATGAGCTTTGTAGAGGTATTAAGTGAAAGCGTAAATGAAGAGTATGTTAGTAATATAGAAAAAAGAAAGAAAAAAGAAGAGGAGGCAAAAGGATGACTAATATGACAGTAGTAAAAGGTCTTCAGTCAGAAATATTTGTACCTATTACGCCGCCACCTGTTTGGACACCGGTAGAAAAAGAACTTAAAGATATGAAGGTGGCCTTGGTAACGGCAGCAGGAGTACACATGAAATCTGACAAGAGGTTTAATTTAGCAGGTGATTTTAGCTTCAGAGTAGTTGCTGGAGACGCACCAATAGAGGATATTATGGTGTCTCATGGTGGATATGATAATGGAGATGTCAACAAAGACATTAACTGCATGTTCCCAATCGATAGAATGAGAGAATTGGCAGAAGAAGGCTTTATTAAAGCGATCTCTTCTGTGAACCACGGTTTCATGGGTGGTGGTGGAGATCAAACGAAATTCAAGGAAGTAACTGGCCCTGAAATTGCGAAACAATTAAATGAAGAAGGTGTAGATGCAGTTCTTCTAACAGCTGGCTGAGGTACCTGCCACCGCTCTGCAGTTATTGTGCAGAGAGCGATAGAGGAATCGGGGATTCCTACAATCATTATTGCTGCTCTACCTCCAGTAGTTAGACAAAATGGTGCGCCAAGGGCAGTTGCTCCGTTGGTACCAATGGGTGCAAATGCTGGAGCACCAAATGACAAAGAAATGCAAAGAGGAATTGTAATGGATTCATTAAAACAGCTGATTGAAATTCCTAGTGCTGGTAAGATCGTACCATTGCCTTACGAATATGTTGCAAAGGTATAATAGATTAAAGTATAAAAAATAACGGGTCTACTACCTATTCTCTCTTTTGAGGGTAGGTAGACTCCCGTAACAAGTAAGGTGATCAATATGTCAACGGAAGAAAAAATTTTCAGAAGACTTGTCATAAAAACATATCATGTGGAAAATATCTGTGTAGCAGATAAAGTGACCATTACTGGAAAGTCCCTCACTATTTCTTTAGATAAGTTTGATAAAAAATTATCAAATTCCTCGTACATCAAGGGATTAGAGATTGAAATTATTGAGCCAGGTCAACATGACAGATGGACAAACAGTATTATGGATATCATTCCCATATCAACTAAGGTTTTAGGAAAACTAGGAGAAGGTACCACCCATACCTTGACGGGGGTATATGTTATGCTGACAGGAATCGATGAAATAGGTAAGCAGGTTGCCGAATTTGGATCTTCTGAGGGAATTTTGAAGGAAAAGCTTTATTTGAATCGAGCGGGGACACCTTCTCAAGGGGATTACATTGTATCTTTTAATGTCACCTTAAAGGCTGGAGAAGGAAGTAACAGAAGGGCAATTATGGAGACTCATAAATTATGTGATGTTTTCATTCAAGAAATAAGGAATGTACTTAAAACAATAGATAGTAAATCCCATACAGAAAAACATGTATTTTATGATAAAAGTCGATTCAATAAGAAAAAGGTTGCTATTGTCAAGCAAGTAGCGGGACAGGGTGCCATGTACGATAATCAAATATTGCCAAATGAACCCAGTGGATATAGTGGTGGAAGGTCGATGATTGATTTAGGCAACACACCCACGATACTGACTCCAAATGAGTATAGAGATGGAGCACTGAGGGCAATGACATAAAGAAGGTGATGAGATATGGGGATTGGACCATCCACAAAAGAAACAACGCTACATCATTTTAGAGATCCACTTTTAGATGTGGTTTCTAATGATGAAGATATCGATTTGTTGGGGGTTATTATCGTTGGAACTCCTCAGAACAATGAAGATAAAGAATTTGTTGGCAAACGGACAGCTACATGGCTAGAGGCTATGAGAGTAGACGGTGCCATTGTGTCGGTAGATGGGTGGGGAAATAGTCATGTTGACTATGCCAACACCATTGAAGAAATTGGTAAAAGAGGCATACCAGTAGTGGGACTGAGCTTTATTGGAACACAGGCAAAATTTGTAGTAGAAAATCAATATATGAATACCATAGTAGATTTCAATAAATCAGAAAAAGGCATAGAAACAGAAGTTGTAGGAGAGAACAATGCAGACTATTTAGATGCTAAAAAAACGTTGGCGTTTTTAAAGCTAAAAATGAGGGAGGGGTAACAATGAAGTTTAGTAATAGTATCCATACTGTTGATTCCCACACGATGGGAGAGCCTACTCGAATTGTAGTAGGAGGATTACCAAGAATCCCTGGTGCAACAATGGCAGATAAGAAATCATATTTAGAGAAAAATTTAGATTATATGAGGACCGCTTTAATGCATGAACCTAGAGGACATAATGATATGTTTGGTTCAATTATTACGACTACTACAGATGAAGAAGCGGACTTTGGTATTATTTTTATGGATGGTGGCGGATATTTAAACATGTGCGGTCATGGGTCCATTGGTGCAGCTACAGTAGCTGTAGAATCTGGTATGGTAGTTGTTGAAGAGCCTTTTACCCATATTACAATGGAATCTCCAGCAGGGTTAATAAAAGGAAAAGTTAAGGTGGAAAATGGAAAAGCCAGGGAAGTATCAATTGTTAATGTACCTTCTTTTCTCTACAAAAGAGATGTAGAAATTGAAGTGCCTCAAATAGGAAAAGTAACACTAGACATATCCTTTGGAGGAAGCTTCTTTGCCATTATAGATGCAAAACAATTAGGTGTTAAGGTAGAAACAAGTCAGTCAGATGTTTTACTAAAACTTGGCTTACAAATACGAGATATTGTTAATAAAACCATTAAGGTACAGCATCCAGAGAAAGCTCATATCAACACAGTGGATTTAGTTGAGATTTATGACGAAGCCTCTCATCCAGAAGCCCATTACAAAAATGTTGTTATCTTTGGACAAGGACAGCTAGACCGTTCCCCATGTGGAACAGGAACAAGTGCTAAATTAGCGACACTTTATGCTAAAGGAATGTTGAAAGAAAATGAAGAGTTTGTTTATGAAAGTATTACTGGAACATTATTTAAGGGAAGAGTATTAGAAACAACAAAGGTAGGAGAAATAGATGCGGTTATTCCAGAGATCACTGGAAGTGCATATATTACTGGATTTAATCATTTTGTAATCGATCCTGAAGATCCATTGAAATACGGCTTTTGTGTATAACTCATAAAGTTTTTTTAAGTAATAATTATAAATAATAAAAGGGGGCTTTAAAAATGTTAGC
Encoded proteins:
- the prdC gene encoding proline reductase-associated electron transfer protein PrdC; the protein is MNIVLPLKQHVGAPCKPLVKTGDLVKKGQLIAVPEGLGANIHASIYGTVDRINEECIIITPDKQQPEAYIKIKETKDNLKAIEEAGIVGAGGAGFPAHIKLNTDLKGGYVIVNGAECEPLLAHNLKLMEESPEVIIRGIKYIMEITNAAKGYIAVKSKYKKAVRGLKKACTIETGIEVKFLPDIYPSGDERVIIRELLGVVLEPGKLPLEAGAVVQNVETIKHIVNAIELRKPFITKDITVAGRVQSGRKGKVFLDVALGEPVGKYIELCGGYVMPYGEITLGGPFTGSAGNEKTPITKTLGGILVSMPFPQETRKMGILACECGAQEERLREIANAMGAEVIAAEKCKRMVEINGRYRCDKPGECPGQAEKILSMKKKGIQVLLTGTCGDUTNTVMNVAPRLGVPTYHSTDHVLRATGERLIRRTEE
- the prdB gene encoding D-proline reductase (dithiol) protein PrdB, with the protein product MTNMTVVKGLQSEIFVPITPPPVWTPVEKELKDMKVALVTAAGVHMKSDKRFNLAGDFSFRVVAGDAPIEDIMVSHGGYDNGDVNKDINCMFPIDRMRELAEEGFIKAISSVNHGFMGGGGDQTKFKEVTGPEIAKQLNEEGVDAVLLTAGUGTCHRSAVIVQRAIEESGIPTIIIAALPPVVRQNGAPRAVAPLVPMGANAGAPNDKEMQRGIVMDSLKQLIEIPSAGKIVPLPYEYVAKV
- a CDS encoding proline racemase; the protein is MKFSNSIHTVDSHTMGEPTRIVVGGLPRIPGATMADKKSYLEKNLDYMRTALMHEPRGHNDMFGSIITTTTDEEADFGIIFMDGGGYLNMCGHGSIGAATVAVESGMVVVEEPFTHITMESPAGLIKGKVKVENGKAREVSIVNVPSFLYKRDVEIEVPQIGKVTLDISFGGSFFAIIDAKQLGVKVETSQSDVLLKLGLQIRDIVNKTIKVQHPEKAHINTVDLVEIYDEASHPEAHYKNVVIFGQGQLDRSPCGTGTSAKLATLYAKGMLKENEEFVYESITGTLFKGRVLETTKVGEIDAVIPEITGSAYITGFNHFVIDPEDPLKYGFCV
- the splB gene encoding spore photoproduct lyase encodes the protein MDLFIPEVAYINPQALKHPLGNEAYQYLKSLGVPIIESNRVSIDTDSPVKNYVKAKKTILLTVSKQKKLQQCKPSADYQFALSSSCPGHCEYCYLQTTQGEKPYMRLFVNIEEILENIQEYIDGNKPNITTFEAASITDPVGLDHITRALEKCITYFGESSHGRLRLVTKFDHVDPYLKLPHNGHTTFRFTINTQWVIKNFEHHTSSAHERVEGAKKIAHANYPLGFIIAPIMLYDHWEKDYKDLLEELSLALKDYEKPIGFELIQHRFTSKAKDLILQRFPNTKLNLDEESRKLKWGPYGQFKYVYPKEKSDYMRDYLTGLIKDLFPNGRIEYFT
- the prdA gene encoding D-proline reductase (dithiol) proprotein PrdA, producing MAITVETAKEHMNDLAIVCCRTQAGTIIEASHLEDPAIFADLEDSGLITIPDNCLKIGEVLGAKLVKTIDSLVPLTPDLLEDIQVMAADEKKVEEKVVEEAKSVPMAQAAPVVQTIGGVVKIHIGEGKNINLEIPIGLAGGMATNNQPAVAPEANTTTVKAEEMNTEVGQSQEAKEMRRLVKKHFKIDKVAFGPETKIDGTTLYIRENVCDDAVKISDLVTSIKIDIITPDDYDKYSETIMDVQPIATKEPENKLGQGITRVIDGVVVVVTGTDEAGVQIGEFGSSEGVLSKNIMWGRPGAPDKGEIFIKTEVVIKKNTNMERPGPLAAHKVTDFITQEVREALKNADESLVTEKEELVQYRRPGKKKVVIVKEIMGQGAMHDNLILPVEPVGVIGSKANVDLGNLPIMLSPLEVLDGGIHALTCIGPASKENSRHYWREPLVTEVMNDEDVDLAGVIFVGSPQVNSEKFYVSERLGMTIEAMDVDGAFITTEGFGNNHIDFASHHEQIGMRDVAVVGMSFSAQQGALVVGNKYMKYMIDHNKSAQGIENEILSNNTLCKEDAVRALAMLKAVMAGEEVKEPERKFNPNVKENNVDMIEQQTGKELELVPNEQILEKSKKRMEIYEVEA
- a CDS encoding CBO2463/CBO2479 domain-containing protein — protein: MKYGDKIIYMEGIIVELHDGSVSIDFKGRLGFLKVPMRMIINDHPLKIGQEIGLNMSFVEVLSESVNEEYVSNIEKRKKKEEEAKG
- the prdR gene encoding sigma-54 dependent transcriptional regulator PrdR; this encodes MFFDQLDNYTVRDIMSTDVLKIHHRSSRMEAIRKMLEHNVEEIIIYNDEEKVVGVLTFKDIMRPVKFERDLEIQLESHEVQEVLDISEGAKAIEARNLMRREKIGRLPVTKNDEVIGIVRTKDILDKVYSKIDEMHEALGHIIHNLHEGVCVVDKDGIVMLWSDTAEKLYRVKSKELLGKKLESFFPTALLLTVLKSEKPIRNVYHSPRDKSYAIISAVPIYINGELVAAVSTDRDITETANLSVELETTKEKLDYLQMEVNKINENQYSFDKVLGKSQVIKEKIDKAKQVASTNSSVLIGGESGTGKEVFARAIHQVSGRKGPFVAINCSAIPENLFESEIFGYEGGAFTGALNKGKIGKVELAENGTLFLDEIGDMPLYMQAKLLRVLQEKQIVRVGGEKPVDVDVRIISATHRNLKTMVMEGKFREDLFYRLNVVNIQLPSLKYRVEDIHIFLNQFMAEFCKENNLSIPKISMEVFHTLMNYDWPGNIRELKNTVEHLVVFSKNGEIIMSSIPEHILEKIGDSQYVDTPENYDLQENIKHIETVTIRKAMEVVNGNKMQAAKLLNIPRSTLYYKIKFYNIKEYL